One part of the Arabidopsis thaliana chromosome 1 sequence genome encodes these proteins:
- a CDS encoding PHD finger family protein, with protein sequence MNVDQCQWRKKMMGRGVDGGCGAEEKPYRPFRRVALDKENGYEDMGSLEIDFLAQASKNLSERSPFDVPEDGSTSVLSVPTLPIALANLLKNHSDNKKRHKKSHSGADKKKKKSSRQGDKLRSGSIWLEHEDYFRRLDFPDLETLSDLASLRSLSSRNCFSIPSVEYDSIDIQQRETDASAKNEDVVCGDGVVLEQIKNLLTKDISEGTVRKEEDVVKPMGVDNVGNGISSGSDYSGSLEWVLGNRNRILLTSERPSKKRKLLGSDAGLGKLMVAAPCEGNALLCDFCCTGHHQLIVCTSCKATVHKKCYGLLEDSGKPWLCSWCELENGRADSERPCLLCPKKGGILKPVLSKTENGGPAEFAHLFCSLWMPEVYIEDLKKMEPILNFPGIKETRRKLLCNLCKVKSGACIRCCNGTCRTSFHPICAREAGNRLEVWGKHGCDTVELRAFCSKHSDIQESGKSVEGGESNAAESRSPICHLPSESVGEGHLSNDEMGVDVGTPGTGSDISRNSDLQELESPHSKFNLSATDNVESGMTGRSNEDERTLSKSLSFGLILKKLIDLGKVDVKDVAAEIGINPDALRAKLTDGDLLPDLLGKVVKWLSQHAHMGSSDKGKNLKRKTTTKSERRAAICTEGIVMLDSDILDPAVAKAFSIERTHEINICNNTTNNTRCTLTENCTGNGIVVVEAKANGSVLKKEGSVSLAPDHSPEEKNSIVLDQKVHHGKSSVIPSDDHGEQSNSSSSGVMMENAFSLRPNSSQNRGNLNCPNPIILDLFNQEAYPGFNPHRYIHKELSELGKEQTLKSSTDSDVARMTTNFDGSEEGNKHLQGAETFLQLSKARKLGILDLSPEDELEGELLYYQLQLLGTAVSRKQLSDNLVYEVAKKLPLEIDEQHGRRWDDVLVNKYFHDVREARKQGRKEQRNKQAQAVLAAATAAAATSSRNTSLRKDMSEEPAQQEMSTSRRKVVGSSHLVPQTKESLLKMAVSGPPSEKRSDHHTPDFLVENPRTCDICRRSETIWNLIVVCSSCKVAVHIDCYKCAKESTGPWYCELCAESSSEPSFNFGEKPNSSTECTLCGGTTGAFRKTTNGQWVHAFCAEWSLESTFRRGQINPVQGMESLAKKTDNCCVCQRIYGACTKCSYGNCQTTFHPSCARSAGFHMTGGGKHPHKAYCEKHSMEQKAKAESQKHGAEELKSLKHYRVELERLRLLCERIVKREKLKRELAISSHEILAAKRDHAARPLHVRNPFSPPEVSSDSATTSIKGHPDSNISGSEAIQRSDDITIDSTVTDKRRGKGPLLMDTDQKTDDSATSKSRFSRKLTERQILSGKTVPRKHCIVSPSVSEDGDNGSKPKKHVETFAKELVMTSDEASFKNRRLPKGYFYVPVDCLQEDKPGNQKLASSDKPANQKTSSGDQSGKDDG encoded by the exons ATGAACGTTGACCAATGCCAGTGgcggaagaagatgatgggtAGGGGAGTGGACGGAGGTTGTGGTGCTGAAGAGAAGCCTTATCGACCATTTCGTAGGGTTGCGTTAGATAAGGAGAATGGGTATGAGGATATGGGTTCGTTGGAAATCGATTTCTTAGCTCAAGCTAGCAAAAATCTATCTGAGAGGTCTCCTTTTGATGTTCCTGAAGATGGTTCTACTTCTGTGTTAAGTGTGCCTACTCTACCTATTGCTTTAGCTAATTTGCTGAAGAACCATTCGGATAATAAGAAACGGCATAAGAAGTCTCATTCTGGTGcggataagaagaagaagaagtcttcTAGGCAAGGGGATAAGTTGAGAAGTGGGAGTATCTGGCTTGAACATGAGGACTACTTTAGGCGCTTAGATTTTCCTGATTTAGAAACTTTGTCTGATTTAGCATCTCTACGATCTTTATCTTCTAGAAATTGCTTTTCCATTCCATCGGTGGAATACGATTCTATTGATATTCAACAGAGGGAAACTGATGCGAGTGCAAAGAATGAGGATGTTGTTTGTGGAGATGGCGTTGTTCTGGAACAAATTAAGAACCTTCTCACTAAAGATATATCTGAAGGCACagtaagaaaagaagaggatgTTGTTAAGCCAATGGGTGTTGACAATGTAGGGAATGGAATCTCCTCTGGGTCAGACTATTCTGGTAGTTTAGAATGGGTTTTAGGTAATAGAAATAGGATTTTGTTGACATCAGAAAGGCCCTCCAAAAAGCGGAAGCTTCTTGGTAGTGATGCAGGTTTGGGGAAATTAATGGTTGCGGCTCCTTGTGAAGGGAATGCGTTGTTATGTGATTTTTGCTGCACTGGTCATCATCAGTTGATTGTTTGCACTTCCTGCAAAGCTACAGTTCACAAAAAATGCTATGGCCTGCTTGAAGATTCAGGTAAACCTTGGTTGTGCTCTTGGTGTGAGCTGGAGAATGGTCGTGCTGATTCTGAAAGACCATGCTTGCTTTGTCCAAAAAAGGGTGGCATCCTTAAACCTGTTCTCTCAAAAACTGAGAATGGTGGGCCGGCGGAGTTTGCTCATCTGTTTTGTTCTCTGTGGATGCCTGAGGTGTATATAGAAGACTTGAAAAAAATGGAGCCCATCTTGAATTTTCCTGGGATAAAAGAAACTCGGAGGAAGTTATTGTGTAACTTGTGCAAGGTGAAATCTGGTGCTTGCATTCGCTGTTGTAATG GAACATGCCGAACATCTTTCCATCCTATATGTGCAAGGGAGGCAGGGAATAGGCTAGAGGTCTGGGGAAAACATGGGTGTGATACT GTTGAACTGCGAGCTTTCTGCTCGAAGCATTCAGATATTCAAGAAAGTGGAAAGTCAGTAGAGGGAGGAGAAAGTAATGCAGCTGAAAGTCGTTCTCCTATATGTCATCTTCCATCAGAATCTGTTGGAGAAGGTCACCTAAGTAATGATGAGATGGGAGTTGATGTAGGAACACCGGGTACAGGTTCTGATATTTCGAGAAACAGTGACTTACAAGAGCTAGAATCACcacattcaaaatttaacttgTCTGCAACAGACAATGTAGAATCAGGGATGACTGGGAGAAGCAACGAAGATGAAAGAACTCTGTCCAAGTCTCTTAGTTTTGGATTGATTCTGAAAAAG TTGATCGACCTGGGTAAAGTGGATGTGAAGGATGTGGCTGCAGAGATTGGGATTAATCCTGATGCTTTGAGGGCTAAACTTACG GACGGAGACTTGTTACCTGATTTACTAGGCAAAGTAGTTAAATGGCTTAGCCAGCATGCACACATGGGTTCTTCGGATAAAGgcaaaaatttaaaacgtaAGACCACTACTAAATCTGAGCGTCGGGCAGCTATCTGTACTGAAGGCATAGTGATGCTAGATTCTGACATCTTAGATCCTGCTGTAGCAAAGGCATTTTCTATAGAGCGAACACATGAAATCAACATTTGTAATAATACGACGAATAATACAAGATGTACGTTAACTGAAAATTGTACTGGTAATGGTATTGTGGTTGTGGAAGCTAAAGCTAATGGATCagttttgaagaaagaaggaagTGTTAGTTTGGCACCTGATCATTCTCCAGAAGAAAAG AATTCAATAGTGCTTGATCAGAAAGTTCATCATGGGAAAAGTTCAGTTATTCCTTCTG ATGATCATGGAGAACAATCAAACTCCAGTTCTTCTGGAGTCATGATGGAGAATGCCTTTTCCTTGAGGCCAAATAGTTCTCAGAATCGTGGAAATTTGAACTGTCCAAACCCCATTATCTTGGATCTCTT CAATCAGGAAGCATATCCTGGTTTCAATCCTCATCGTTATATCCACAAAGAATTGTCAGAACTTGGCAAGGAACAAACCCTGAAAAGCAGCACGGATTCTGATGTGGCTAGGATGACAACCAATTTTGATG GCTctgaagaaggaaacaaacatCTGCAGGGTGCAGAGACATTTCTTCAGTTATCTAAAGCTAGGAAATTGGGCATACTGGATCTGTCTCCTGAAGATGAATTGGAAGGAGAACTTCTATATTATCAGCTTCAGTTACTTGGCACTGCAGTTTCAAGAAAGCAACTATCTG ACAATTTAGTCTATGAAGTTGCTAAAAAGCTGCCTCTGGAAATTGATGAACAACATGGACGAAGATGGGATGATGTTCTGGTCAACAAATATTTCCATGATGTCAGGGAAGCAAGAAAGCAAGGTAGGAAAgagcaaagaaacaaacaagccCAGGCTGTTCTAGCTGCTGCTACTGCTGCAGCGGCGACATCTTCTAGGAATACATCGCTTAGGAAAGATATGTCAGAAGAACCTGCACAACAAGAG ATGAGCACTTCTAGACGTAAAGTTGTTGGCAGCTCTCACCTAGTTCCACAGACAAAGGAATCACTTTTAAAGATGGCTGTTTCTGGGCCACCATCCGAGAAGCGGTCTGATCATCACACACCAGACTTTTTAGTAGAAAATCCACGAACTTGTGACATCTGCAGGCGCTCCGAAACTATATGGAACCTGATTGTAGTGTGCTCTAGTTGCAAG GTTGCTGTTCACATTGATTGCTACAAATGTGCTAAAGAATCTACTGGTCCCTGGTACTGTGAGCTATGTGCGGAGTCATCTTCAGAACCTTCTTTCAATTTTGGGGAAAAACCGAATTCTTCTACAGAATGTACTCTGTGTGGTGGCACAACTGGGGCTTTTAGGAAAACCACAAATGGGCAATGGGTACATGCGTTTTGTGCTGAG TGGTCCTTGGAGTCAACGTTCAGAAGGGGACAAATAAATCCTGTGCAGGGAATG GAGTCTCTGGCCAAGAAAACGGATAATTGTTGTGTATGCCAACGGATATATGGTGCATGCACTAAG TGCAGTTATGGTAACTGCCAGACGACATTCCACCCCTCCTGTGCCAGAAGCGCGGGTTTTCATATGACTGGTGGTGGTAAACATCCGCATAAGGCGTACTGTGAGAAGCACAGCATGGAGCAGAAGGCAAAG GCCGAATCTCAGAAACATGGTGCAGAGGAGCTGAAAAGTCTCAAACATTATAGG GTTGAACTTGAGAGGTTACGCCTTCTGTGCGAGCGGATAGTCAAGAGGGAGAAATTAAAG CGAGAGTTGGCTATTTCCTCACATGAAATACTTGCTGCCAAAAGGGATCATGCTGCACGGCCATTACATGTCCGTAATCCATTTTCTCCTCCAGAAGTTTCGTCGGACTCAGCTACAACATCAATAAAAGGCCATCCTGATAGTAATATATCTGGCAGTGAAGCAATACAGAGGTCAGATGATATCACTATTGACAGCACAGTCACTGATAAGCGCAGAGGCAAAGGTCCCTTATTAATGGACACGGATCAGAAAACTGATGACAGTGCTACTTCCAAGAGTCGGTTTTCCCGTAAACTAACAGAAAGACAGATCTTATCTGGGAAAACTGTTCCCCGCAAACATTGTATAGTGTCACCTAGTGTTTCAGAGGATGGAGATAACGGGTCAAAGCCCAAGAAG CATGTAGAAACATTTGCAAAAGAGCTGGTGATGACATCAGATGAAGCTTCTTTCAAGAACCGGCGGCTCCCAAAGGGATACTTCTATGTTCCTGTTGATTGTCTTCAGGAAGACAAACCGGGAAACCAGAAGCTGGCTTCATCTGACAAGCCAGCGAACCAGAAGACATCTTCAGGTGATCAGTCAGGTAAAGACGACGGGTAA
- a CDS encoding PHD finger family protein (PHD finger family protein; FUNCTIONS IN: zinc ion binding; EXPRESSED IN: 24 plant structures; EXPRESSED DURING: 15 growth stages; CONTAINS InterPro DOMAIN/s: Zinc finger, PHD-type, conserved site (InterPro:IPR019786), Zinc finger, PHD-type (InterPro:IPR001965), Zinc finger, FYVE/PHD-type (InterPro:IPR011011), Zinc finger, PHD-finger (InterPro:IPR019787); BEST Arabidopsis thaliana protein match is: homologue of trithorax (TAIR:AT2G31650.1); Has 3411 Blast hits to 1845 proteins in 212 species: Archae - 0; Bacteria - 3; Metazoa - 1916; Fungi - 635; Plants - 520; Viruses - 0; Other Eukaryotes - 337 (source: NCBI BLink).) → MNVDQCQWRKKMMGRGVDGGCGAEEKPYRPFRRVALDKENGYEDMGSLEIDFLAQASKNLSERSPFDVPEDGSTSVLSVPTLPIALANLLKNHSDNKKRHKKSHSGADKKKKKSSRQGDKLRSGSIWLEHEDYFRRLDFPDLETLSDLASLRSLSSRNCFSIPSVEYDSIDIQQRETDASAKNEDVVCGDGVVLEQIKNLLTKDISEGTVRKEEDVVKPMGVDNVGNGISSGSDYSGSLEWVLGNRNRILLTSERPSKKRKLLGSDAGLGKLMVAAPCEGNALLCDFCCTGHHQLIVCTSCKATVHKKCYGLLEDSGKPWLCSWCELENGRADSERPCLLCPKKGGILKPVLSKTENGGPAEFAHLFCSLWMPEVYIEDLKKMEPILNFPGIKETRRKLLCNLCKVKSGACIRCCNVVVLTLSMPDNPIVWIIFTGKCFVGIYYHNAVEAGNRLEVWGKHGCDTVELRAFCSKHSDIQESGKSVEGGESNAAESRSPICHLPSESVGEGHLSNDEMGVDVGTPGTGSDISRNSDLQELESPHSKFNLSATDNVESGMTGRSNEDERTLSKSLSFGLILKKLIDLGKVDVKDVAAEIGINPDALRAKLTDGDLLPDLLGKVVKWLSQHAHMGSSDKGKNLKPKANGSVLKKEGSVSLAPDHSPEEKNSIVLDQKVHHGKSSVIPSDDHGEQSNSSSSGVMMENAFSLRPNSSQNRGNLNCPNPIILDLFNQEAYPGFNPHRYIHKELSELGKEQTLKSSTDSDVARMTTNFDGSEEGNKHLQGAETFLQLSKARKLGILDLSPEDELEGELLYYQLQLLGTAVSRKQLSDNLVYEVAKKLPLEIDEQHGRRWDDVLVNKYFHDVREARKQGRKEQRNKQAQAVLAAATAAAATSSRNTSLRKDMSEEPAQQEMSTSRRKVVGSSHLVPQTKESLLKMAVSGPPSEKRSDHHTPDFLVENPRTCDICRRSETIWNLIVVCSSCKVAVHIDCYKCAKESTGPWYCELCAESSSEPSFNFGEKPNSSTECTLCGGTTGAFRKTTNGQWVHAFCAEWSLESTFRRGQINPVQGMESLAKKTDNCCVCQRIYGACTKCSYGNCQTTFHPSCARSAGFHMTGGGKHPHKAYCEKHSMEQKAKAESQKHGAEELKSLKHYRVELERLRLLCERIVKREKLKRELAISSHEILAAKRDHAARPLHVRNPFSPPEVSSDSATTSIKGHPDSNISGSEAIQRSDDITIDSTVTDKRRGKGPLLMDTDQKTDDSATSKSRFSRKLTERQILSGKTVPRKHCIVSPSVSEDGDNGSKPKKQHVETFAKELVMTSDEASFKNRRLPKGYFYVPVDCLQEDKPGNQKLASSDKPANQKTSSGDQSGKDDG, encoded by the exons ATGAACGTTGACCAATGCCAGTGgcggaagaagatgatgggtAGGGGAGTGGACGGAGGTTGTGGTGCTGAAGAGAAGCCTTATCGACCATTTCGTAGGGTTGCGTTAGATAAGGAGAATGGGTATGAGGATATGGGTTCGTTGGAAATCGATTTCTTAGCTCAAGCTAGCAAAAATCTATCTGAGAGGTCTCCTTTTGATGTTCCTGAAGATGGTTCTACTTCTGTGTTAAGTGTGCCTACTCTACCTATTGCTTTAGCTAATTTGCTGAAGAACCATTCGGATAATAAGAAACGGCATAAGAAGTCTCATTCTGGTGcggataagaagaagaagaagtcttcTAGGCAAGGGGATAAGTTGAGAAGTGGGAGTATCTGGCTTGAACATGAGGACTACTTTAGGCGCTTAGATTTTCCTGATTTAGAAACTTTGTCTGATTTAGCATCTCTACGATCTTTATCTTCTAGAAATTGCTTTTCCATTCCATCGGTGGAATACGATTCTATTGATATTCAACAGAGGGAAACTGATGCGAGTGCAAAGAATGAGGATGTTGTTTGTGGAGATGGCGTTGTTCTGGAACAAATTAAGAACCTTCTCACTAAAGATATATCTGAAGGCACagtaagaaaagaagaggatgTTGTTAAGCCAATGGGTGTTGACAATGTAGGGAATGGAATCTCCTCTGGGTCAGACTATTCTGGTAGTTTAGAATGGGTTTTAGGTAATAGAAATAGGATTTTGTTGACATCAGAAAGGCCCTCCAAAAAGCGGAAGCTTCTTGGTAGTGATGCAGGTTTGGGGAAATTAATGGTTGCGGCTCCTTGTGAAGGGAATGCGTTGTTATGTGATTTTTGCTGCACTGGTCATCATCAGTTGATTGTTTGCACTTCCTGCAAAGCTACAGTTCACAAAAAATGCTATGGCCTGCTTGAAGATTCAGGTAAACCTTGGTTGTGCTCTTGGTGTGAGCTGGAGAATGGTCGTGCTGATTCTGAAAGACCATGCTTGCTTTGTCCAAAAAAGGGTGGCATCCTTAAACCTGTTCTCTCAAAAACTGAGAATGGTGGGCCGGCGGAGTTTGCTCATCTGTTTTGTTCTCTGTGGATGCCTGAGGTGTATATAGAAGACTTGAAAAAAATGGAGCCCATCTTGAATTTTCCTGGGATAAAAGAAACTCGGAGGAAGTTATTGTGTAACTTGTGCAAGGTGAAATCTGGTGCTTGCATTCGCTGTTGTAATG TCGTTGTCCTTACTTTGTCTATGCCAGATAACCCAATTGTCTGGATTATTTTCACTGGAAAATGCTTTGTTGGCATTTATTATCACAATGcagt GGAGGCAGGGAATAGGCTAGAGGTCTGGGGAAAACATGGGTGTGATACT GTTGAACTGCGAGCTTTCTGCTCGAAGCATTCAGATATTCAAGAAAGTGGAAAGTCAGTAGAGGGAGGAGAAAGTAATGCAGCTGAAAGTCGTTCTCCTATATGTCATCTTCCATCAGAATCTGTTGGAGAAGGTCACCTAAGTAATGATGAGATGGGAGTTGATGTAGGAACACCGGGTACAGGTTCTGATATTTCGAGAAACAGTGACTTACAAGAGCTAGAATCACcacattcaaaatttaacttgTCTGCAACAGACAATGTAGAATCAGGGATGACTGGGAGAAGCAACGAAGATGAAAGAACTCTGTCCAAGTCTCTTAGTTTTGGATTGATTCTGAAAAAG TTGATCGACCTGGGTAAAGTGGATGTGAAGGATGTGGCTGCAGAGATTGGGATTAATCCTGATGCTTTGAGGGCTAAACTTACG GACGGAGACTTGTTACCTGATTTACTAGGCAAAGTAGTTAAATGGCTTAGCCAGCATGCACACATGGGTTCTTCGGATAAAGgcaaaaatttaaaac CTAAAGCTAATGGATCagttttgaagaaagaaggaagTGTTAGTTTGGCACCTGATCATTCTCCAGAAGAAAAG AATTCAATAGTGCTTGATCAGAAAGTTCATCATGGGAAAAGTTCAGTTATTCCTTCTG ATGATCATGGAGAACAATCAAACTCCAGTTCTTCTGGAGTCATGATGGAGAATGCCTTTTCCTTGAGGCCAAATAGTTCTCAGAATCGTGGAAATTTGAACTGTCCAAACCCCATTATCTTGGATCTCTT CAATCAGGAAGCATATCCTGGTTTCAATCCTCATCGTTATATCCACAAAGAATTGTCAGAACTTGGCAAGGAACAAACCCTGAAAAGCAGCACGGATTCTGATGTGGCTAGGATGACAACCAATTTTGATG GCTctgaagaaggaaacaaacatCTGCAGGGTGCAGAGACATTTCTTCAGTTATCTAAAGCTAGGAAATTGGGCATACTGGATCTGTCTCCTGAAGATGAATTGGAAGGAGAACTTCTATATTATCAGCTTCAGTTACTTGGCACTGCAGTTTCAAGAAAGCAACTATCTG ACAATTTAGTCTATGAAGTTGCTAAAAAGCTGCCTCTGGAAATTGATGAACAACATGGACGAAGATGGGATGATGTTCTGGTCAACAAATATTTCCATGATGTCAGGGAAGCAAGAAAGCAAGGTAGGAAAgagcaaagaaacaaacaagccCAGGCTGTTCTAGCTGCTGCTACTGCTGCAGCGGCGACATCTTCTAGGAATACATCGCTTAGGAAAGATATGTCAGAAGAACCTGCACAACAAGAG ATGAGCACTTCTAGACGTAAAGTTGTTGGCAGCTCTCACCTAGTTCCACAGACAAAGGAATCACTTTTAAAGATGGCTGTTTCTGGGCCACCATCCGAGAAGCGGTCTGATCATCACACACCAGACTTTTTAGTAGAAAATCCACGAACTTGTGACATCTGCAGGCGCTCCGAAACTATATGGAACCTGATTGTAGTGTGCTCTAGTTGCAAG GTTGCTGTTCACATTGATTGCTACAAATGTGCTAAAGAATCTACTGGTCCCTGGTACTGTGAGCTATGTGCGGAGTCATCTTCAGAACCTTCTTTCAATTTTGGGGAAAAACCGAATTCTTCTACAGAATGTACTCTGTGTGGTGGCACAACTGGGGCTTTTAGGAAAACCACAAATGGGCAATGGGTACATGCGTTTTGTGCTGAG TGGTCCTTGGAGTCAACGTTCAGAAGGGGACAAATAAATCCTGTGCAGGGAATG GAGTCTCTGGCCAAGAAAACGGATAATTGTTGTGTATGCCAACGGATATATGGTGCATGCACTAAG TGCAGTTATGGTAACTGCCAGACGACATTCCACCCCTCCTGTGCCAGAAGCGCGGGTTTTCATATGACTGGTGGTGGTAAACATCCGCATAAGGCGTACTGTGAGAAGCACAGCATGGAGCAGAAGGCAAAG GCCGAATCTCAGAAACATGGTGCAGAGGAGCTGAAAAGTCTCAAACATTATAGG GTTGAACTTGAGAGGTTACGCCTTCTGTGCGAGCGGATAGTCAAGAGGGAGAAATTAAAG CGAGAGTTGGCTATTTCCTCACATGAAATACTTGCTGCCAAAAGGGATCATGCTGCACGGCCATTACATGTCCGTAATCCATTTTCTCCTCCAGAAGTTTCGTCGGACTCAGCTACAACATCAATAAAAGGCCATCCTGATAGTAATATATCTGGCAGTGAAGCAATACAGAGGTCAGATGATATCACTATTGACAGCACAGTCACTGATAAGCGCAGAGGCAAAGGTCCCTTATTAATGGACACGGATCAGAAAACTGATGACAGTGCTACTTCCAAGAGTCGGTTTTCCCGTAAACTAACAGAAAGACAGATCTTATCTGGGAAAACTGTTCCCCGCAAACATTGTATAGTGTCACCTAGTGTTTCAGAGGATGGAGATAACGGGTCAAAGCCCAAGAAG CAGCATGTAGAAACATTTGCAAAAGAGCTGGTGATGACATCAGATGAAGCTTCTTTCAAGAACCGGCGGCTCCCAAAGGGATACTTCTATGTTCCTGTTGATTGTCTTCAGGAAGACAAACCGGGAAACCAGAAGCTGGCTTCATCTGACAAGCCAGCGAACCAGAAGACATCTTCAGGTGATCAGTCAGGTAAAGACGACGGGTAA